Genomic DNA from Triticum dicoccoides isolate Atlit2015 ecotype Zavitan chromosome 4B, WEW_v2.0, whole genome shotgun sequence:
CGAGGATGATCTCTATTTGCCGTTGCCATCGAACTCTCCGACAAAGCAATTTACCTTTGATTATCTAGGCGGTCGTGCACATGAAAGAAGTGAGCGACTTTGCCCCGAAGAAGGCATAGACTTGAGCCGCATGCACACACTCACTACCTGACATTGGAAGATCGACAACACCACATGGAGATCATGGCAAAGCGTAAGCATGGTGCTCGTATGAACTAGAGATCCACCAGAGCTAGAGAAGTAGCTTTCATTGTCATGTGGTGTTGTGTTAGTACTGCTTATGTTCAAAACGGGTAATTTGTGTTCTTGTGTATGTGTCATCGAACTAGGATATTGTCATGTTATCAGTGAACCAACCATGATATGTGTTGTGGATCTATCAATTTGTAAATTCAATAAAAAATGGACTGATCCTTGGAGTTGTGTTAATTGAGTGTTCTTTAGTTTCTTAGTTGTGCAAAATCCAGTTTGATTATCTGATCTCTTACTATAAATTGTGTAAAATCCAATTTGCAATAGACATGCCAATTACTTGATCTTTACTATAGAgtaatgttattgcatattcactaCAATTATTGCAATTCTTCTGGTTTTGAGGGTCTAGTTGTGCACTAAGTGGTTTGTTTTGAATGTGCTATGTAGTAAACAAATGCGGTGTCAGAAACTATAAACTGTAGTTATTTTGAGAGAAAATATGCCATGTCAATGAACTTGTAGTGGGTACTATAGGGTAATCAACATCACCATTTTCTTTAACATATGATATTTGAAGTGGCTAGGCTAAGGAAGACTACATTAGTGTGGTTGCTCATTATGTTGACGAAAAATGGAACATAGAAAAAAGAATCATAGGATTCAAATTAATTGACGTATCACAAATTGGTGAGAACATTGCTAGTTCTGTAGTCAAACTTGTGGAAGATTTTAGTCCCATGAATAAGATCTTTGCAATAACTTTGGATAAAGCTTCATCAAATATTATTGCAATGATTGTCGTGCTGCATCTTTCTTACCGCATCAACTTTGTACTTGCCATATAATAATCTTATTGCTAAGAGTGCTTTAAAGAGATTGAAGATTAAAAAACAATACCTTGATGATCTGTGAACTGCAATTTCTTTATGAATGCTTCTAATACATGAATAGGTGACTACAAGAGCTTTTGTCTTGCTTCAGGAGTACGTCCTTGTAAATTTTCCTTAGACATGCATATTAGATGGAACTCTACATTTATGATGCTTAAGTATCTTATTCCACATAAAGATGGTTTTTCCATCATTATTAACGCAAACTACCATATCACTGATGGATCATCCCTGGTCATTGGCATGACTAAGTTTTCTGGAGATTTTGAAGGATTCAACCATTGCTTTGCCTGGGTTTATTATCCCACATATCCTTGAACGGTCCATCATATTTTAGATATTACTACTCATTTGAAAGCATATGAAACTGATATGATGTTACGTGATGTTGTGCTTGTCATGAAAAAGAAATATTCGAAATATTGGAATGAAATTCCAATATGCATTTGAATTTATTTAGGATCCTAGAGGTAAACTTGCAAGGGTTTGGTAATGTCCTCTTACTCTTAAGTGATGTCGTAAATGTATATTATTCTGCTTGTTTCACTAATGTTCGTGATAAGCTTTCTGAAATTTATAGTAAGTATGATGTGAAGTATGTCGGAGTTTGGTCCCAACGGCCCCCAGCACCATCATTTGGAAGAAGAAAGGAACATGGACAAAGGTATTtggttcctcctcctcttcctcgagctCTTCGACACCAACATCAACATTAGGCATAGTGACTAGTGACGGGGAGTTAGCGACGTACCTCAATAACGACAAAATTCAACTCGCTGTCAGGAACAAAATGATGAAAGGCTCAACAAATTGCAGTGGTGGCATGAACACAAGCTTACGTATCTGATGCTTTCCGTATTAGGGAGAGATGTGTTAACGGTACCCATCTTAGCGATATCATCAGAGTCTGCTTTCAGTCTAACAGAAAGAATAATTGACGAGAGAAGGACAAGTCTGACAAGTGATATGATGAGGACACTATGACTGTGGAAGATGGAGAACTAGCGCGACAGAGAACCCAACCCCCTATGAACAACATCAATCTGCTGTCCACACTCAAAGATCTTTATtcagacgatgaacgacgagaagaATAGTTGTAatctttgaaaaaaaaatccttttgtatttttcttttccGGTCAAGTAGCTTTGTACTCCTTTTCCTTACCGGGGTTTACCTAGAAGGTTTTAATGAGACATCTACTAATAAAGTTCAACATTTATCCACACTTTGCCTCTTTTACAATTTTCTGCATTTTTTTCTCCATTTTTAGTTTtcttgtattattattattattattattattattattattattattattattattattattattatgactTTTATATATACAAAGCTAAAGGCCCGAAAGGCCGAAACAGCCCAAAAGGCTGAAAACCGACGTGGGCCGGCAGCCGTGCCTTGCCGGGCCGGCCCTTTTATCTCCCAAACTCCGAAAGAAAAAACAGTCGTCCACTGTTGCAACTCTCCCGGCCATGGCAGCAGCGGCGGCGCAGAGGCTTCTTGCGGCGAGCACGAAGATCGTCGGGGCCGGGCGCAACTACATCTCCCATGCCAAAGATCTCGGCAACCCTGTCCTCAAGGTCCATGCCCCTCCGACCCTGACCCTCTCCCATCCCAAGACACGGGGCGCCCTTCTTCCTGCGCGGTCTCTGATCCGGTCGCGGCATCGGCGGCCTTGTTGCTCTGCTTGCAGGAACCCGTCCTATTCCTGAAGCCCACGTCGTCATTCCTCCACGCCGGCCCGACCGCCGGCCCCATCGAGGTGCCCGAGCCGCTCGAGTCGCTGCACCACGAggtcgagctcgccgtcgtcatctCCCGGCGCGCGCGCGATGTCCCCGAGGCCTCCGCCATGGATTTCGTCGGAGGTAATTAAGAGCCGTGGTTATGGGATGCCATCCCTGCGCGATAACCCCTCTTAAGAATTGTTTTGTAACGCAACAAGCGATCTGAAGAATGGTGCTCATTAGGGGTCTGCATTCTTGTTTTTTtggggggggtgggggtgggggggacaACTAGTGTAATTGCAAAATTTAGTAACAATGTACCTGCAAAATGAACTAGGGCAGCTGGGTGCTGTTCTCTCGTAGTTGGAAAATGCAGATATGGATCACTTGTTGACAAAATTATTCTCTCCATATTTGACAAGCTTGTTGGAAAATGCATATATGGATTCGAGAATGGATAAGTTCCTTGCCATCATTCTTATTGAATCTTAAATGCATTTTTGTGTGCTATGTTACATTTTCTGCTGTTTACCTGTACCTGTTGGGTGCTGTTCTCTCGTAGTGGCAAATGGCCTGATTTCTCAAGTGAAAGGGATTCTTGAGTGAAAAGCATTGGGGTGTTTGACTATTTGTGGCGATAAACTTTCAGGGTTTAACTGCATGTGGTTTTGTTTGGTGGGTTTCCCCTCTTCTTACAGTATTCTGTGAAACAGAGCCTTTTGGGGGCTTACTGTTATTGCTTCGTGTTAATGTAGCTGACATCAACTGTATGAGTAAATCAAAAGCCATTCGTTAGTTTTTTCGTTTATGACATTGTAAATTCTATATGACTGCTTACATGTCTGGTTTCCCAGGTTATGCACTTGCTTTGGACATGTCATCAAACGATCTGCAATCAGCTTCTAAGGTTCGCACTAAGAGCTGTAGTTTTCTACTTTTCTTTAGTCCTGTTCCACCTGTTCTGTTTTATTGCTACGTCCTGCCATTCTTGGTGGTTTTTGAAACCTTAAGTATAGATAGAGTAACTTATGAAAACAAATTTAGCAAAAACCATATACCGTAGTCTCAGAGTTCTCTCCTTTCCAGTGGTCAGGCCAAGGAATATGGATATTTGACCTGCATAAAGAAATTCACCAATAAACATCACATTGTACTCTCAAAAGTTCCATGTTTCTACAATTGTGTGAATAAACACAAACCTGTACTTTCGTTTTGGCATGTTAACAACTTGTTACAATCTCTTCATCCAATACATTTTACCTATGTTTTGGAACTATCTTTTTGTATAACTTGGTAGTATCAACTGACCAGCATGACCTTATAAATAAAACACCCGGTCCTATAATGTAAGATAATTTTCTTGTCTTGAACTTTCTAGTAATAACCATTGGAATTTGTAGTCTGCAGGTCTTCCTTGGACTTTGGGTAAAGTACAGGACACCTTTACTCCAATTAGTGCGGTGGTAAGTATAGTTTCTCTTTCCAATAGACAAGGACATTTACTCCTCATATGTAGACATTTGTGTCTAAAAAACCCACCTAACTTTCGTTGTCGATGAGGACACCTCCCTCTGTTATTGGATCATGGTCTTCATGCTTTGACCTTTGAACGTTCTATGTATCATTCGTGTGCGTTATCATGATATTTGTTAATTTTGGTGACTGTTAAATAGGTTCCGAAATCAGCAATCGCTAATCCCTATGACCTAGAACTGTGGCTAAAGGTAATTGTATAAATATGTACCGAGAATTTATTGCAGCCAGCAATCAAAATAATGACATTATCATTAACAAGCATTGAACAACCATATCCAGGTAGATGGTGAACTTAGGCAGAAGGGACTTACAAGTGATATGATATTCAAGATTCCTTTTCTAATCAGCTATATCAGTTCCATCATGACATTAATGGAGGGCGATGTGATATTAACTGGTAATGTCTCTTTTTCTTGCTGCTATACAGCTGTTTTAGACTTTTAGTGCGTTAAGAGATCTCTTTGTCAGTTATTTCATGGGCCCTCTACAGGTACTCCCCCAGATGGTGTAGGTCCTGTCCGAGTAGGACAGAAGATTAGTGCTGGTATAACTGACCTCATTGATGTAGAGTTCGATGTTCAGAGACGCAAACGTTCATTTTCTAACTGATGCAGCAAGCAAGAAACTATGGTATGTGACACATTGTTTTGGGTCATACCAATGTGTGCTACTTAATTTGATCTGTATGCAAGAAAATAAGATGTTAAGGCTGAATGCCTATTTCTGATGCAACTAAAGCACTGGTATTGTATTACTGAGTGATGAAACCATATTATATTTTGGCAGCGTTCTTGTTGCATTGTACTGACTCAAACATCTTCCGTTGTGTAATTGATAATTCATGGAAACATAGGTTTCCAACTTCCACTGTGGCATAGGACATGAAATCATAACGTTGCTATTGCATCTGTGTGACCAAAATTGTGCGTAGGGTCACATGGGTTGTTTATATGTACAACTTCACTAGTTGATATTTTTGTACTGGACTGTATCTGGAAcaatgaaggggagccttggcgcagtggtaaagctgctgccttgtgaccatgaggtcatgggttcaagtcctggaaacagcctcttacagaaatgtagggaaaggctgcgtactatagacccaaagtggtcggacccttccctggaccctgcgcaagcgggagctacatgcaccaggttgcccttttactGTATCTGGAACAATAATGCTAGATGTGATCATTCACTTGTGCCATGAGTTAGTGAAAGTTGGCACAATCCTTAATCTTTCCAATTTCAGTACGAAATGCAGAAGTGCAAATCATTCCAGAGTTCTTGTGGTTGCGTGCCCGAGCAAAAACTTTGTTGCCATATGTATCTTTTGTGCCTATAGTTGTAGCATTAAGCTCCCACTTGCTGCAACATGTTGTAGAAAGGCTATGCTGTTGCTGTGTAATAGACTGTCAAGAACTGAAGGTCCATTATTCCTCCCAGATTCGTCGATACTTCCGTATAGAAGCCCTCTAAGGTCCAATAGACTGCCAAGTCCCAATAGTTTGAGTAAATTGCTTATATGCTATTGAACAACTACTGGATTCACAGTATGCCTCTCATATGAGAGGCTGACATGCAGGTCCAGGGTGTCTGAAGCATCACTGGCATATAGTGGATTTGTTCAGTGGCAGATAAACAACTTTTCCCTATTACTATTAGCCACATGTTGTGCTTATTCCGTGTATGTGGAGACCTTCTCCAGACTTCATGTAAAAGTATAGGACCATCAAACTGTACATGCCAATCCTCAGAAAAATTGTACATGCCAACCCTCAGAAAATTATGCATGCCAGATTTTTTGGTAGATGGAATTGTGAAGATTGCATTACGTCATTGGAGCAAGCGATTCACTGGCCAGCAAAGACATTGCAAGGAACAGGGTGAATTGTGCCAGAATATGCAGACGCCCTGTTCCATTGTCACATCATGGACATCCATCTCATGGGCAACGGCTTAGTTTGCGGTTTCTACTTGCTAGAGTATGTTGTGTTGAACTTTATAAACTTCTGCAAGAAAGTAGTTGTGGGGAAGTTAGCATTCTGCTTGACAAACTAGATTAACATATTGATTGTTTGCATCAATTTGGGGTAGCAAGTGATCCCTTTCACTACATAATACAGGTTGGAATTAATCTTGGTGTTGAGATTGTTTCTGATGGCCTGCTGTGGTTGCCTGCTCATTATTGATACCATTATTATCGATGTTGTCATGCCAAAACTGCTTCTTCAGTTTACCTTATGAAACCAGATTATGAGGCTTCATTTACATTACCTAGGAGCGAAGGCTATGTTCCTCCATGTGAAGTTCTTGTTGCAGCTAATCACCGCTGTAAATTATTAGTACGTAATTTATATGGTGTAATGGATGT
This window encodes:
- the LOC119295108 gene encoding probable acylpyruvase FAHD2, mitochondrial isoform X1, translated to MAAAAAQRLLAASTKIVGAGRNYISHAKDLGNPVLKEPVLFLKPTSSFLHAGPTAGPIEVPEPLESLHHEVELAVVISRRARDVPEASAMDFVGGYALALDMSSNDLQSASKSAGLPWTLGKVQDTFTPISAVVPKSAIANPYDLELWLKVDGELRQKGLTSDMIFKIPFLISYISSIMTLMEGDVILTGTPPDGVGPVRVGQKISAGITDLIDVEFDVQRRKRSFSN
- the LOC119295108 gene encoding probable acylpyruvase FAHD2, mitochondrial isoform X2, whose amino-acid sequence is MAAAAAQRLLAASTKIVGAGRNYISHAKDLGNPVLKEPVLFLKPTSSFLHAGPTAGPIEVPEPLESLHHEVELAVVISRRARDVPEASAMDFVGGYALALDMSSNDLQSASKSAGLPWTLGKVQDTFTPISAVVPKSAIANPYDLELWLKVDGELRQKGLTSDMIFKIPFLISYISSIMTLMEGDVILTDGVGPVRVGQKISAGITDLIDVEFDVQRRKRSFSN